The window CTCGTGGAGTAAAAAAGCGGCGTGTAATAAGCTGGCTGGAACGTAATCTGATGACAAAACGTCTAGCAAATCAGCCTTGGCTAAGTCTTTGGCCGATACATTGCCCGAATGAGAACCGCCCCGGACGACATTTGGCGCGCCCATGATGATGGCTAATTGATGCTCGCGGGCAGCTTGTGCGGCGGCAAAAGTGGTGGGGAACTCTGACATGCTGACGCCTTCGAGCACGCCCTCGTTGACATGATCTAGCGTGGTGTCATCATGGCTAGCCAAAGGGATGGGCGTTGCTGACTCGCGGCACAATCTGACGACTTCCCTCCGGTTAGCCGAAGCGTGAGTTTGCTGGCGTTCTAGTAAATGCGCCAACATACCATCCACTTTTTCGTTGGTCCAACCACGCTTACCCGTTACATAGGTACGATAATGTTGCAAATTCGTCCACTGTCTTTGACCTGGAGTGTGATCCATTAACGAGACGAGTTTTAAGCGATGATCTTGCAGGAATGGCGTGAACATCCCGATCAGCTTTGGTTCTGCTAGTTCAAGACGTAAATGTAAAAAATGATCTGCGCGCAAAATACCGGCGCTTGCTGCAGTTTGCAAACCCTGAATACTGGCATGCAATGTTTGCATGCGCAGGCTATCGGTATCGATATCGCCGATAGCAATTGCATCCAATACAGTGGTGATACCAGAAGCGGCAATTTGCGCATCGTGCGCAACAATTGCGGGCAAGATCGGCCAACTGACCTTGGGGCGCGGCATTAAATGTTTTTCTAGGTTGTCGGTATGAATTTCTACCAAACCTGGTAGTAGAAAATCTCCGTCCCAATCGGTCCCAGCCAATCCGCTATTACCGGAGGACACATCGGTAATAACTTGATCTTCATAACAAAAGCTACCGATAAATTCAGAATCAGTCGTCACAATTCTGGCGTTGCGTATGGTGTGTATCATATCGATTTTGATTATTAGGTGCGCCTGGAAGCATAGCATGCGCTCCGTGGTCAAAAGCTCTCAAGTAGGCATCTATGACACGTTACGCTCTTTATTTTGCGCCCGATGATGATTCGCCTTGGTGGCAAGCCGGTTGCCATTGGCTTGGGCGAGATCCGTCGTCTGAGCAACATCTCTCACAAAATCTGATCGCTGGAATAACGCCAAATCAGCTGGCAGACCTGACCCAAAACGCGCGCAGATACGGATTCCATGCCACCTTAAAAGCACCATTCAGTCTGGCTCTAGGCGTAAGTGAAGGTGATTTGGTGCAGCATGTCGCCCAATTTTGTCAGCAAGCTATAGCACTGAGCATCGTCACGCTGAGTGTACAAAAGTTGGGGGATTTTTTAGCCCTGCAGACTGCCACGAACCGTAGCGCAATTGCAGCGCTCGCCCAAGACTGCGTGGCGTATTTTGATCCATTACGTGCGCCGATGACTGATGCTGACTGGCAAAAGCGCCGCCAACAAAATTTAACGGCGCGGCAAGAAGAGTTGCTGCGACGTTGGGCTTATCATTATACCGAAGAGCAATATCGCTTCCACATGACACTGACCGATTCTCTGGCGCATATCGATTACTCAACGGCGTTAATTTTGCAGCAGGCTGCTGAAGCATGCTTTGCAATTGATGCACCTTTAAGCATCGATCATCTTTGTATTTTTAAAGAAGATTATCCGGGTGCAGCGTTCTCGCTACTGCATCGCTGTTATTTTCGCGGACACGTTCAGGCAGTTAGCCCAGTCAATATAGACGACTAAAGTAGGCACTAACTCAGCCACATATCACTCTCAGGATGTGGAAATTGGTCGGAAACAAAATTAACAAAGTTTCTGACCTTGGCCGACAGCAAACGACGGCTTGGATAGACCATAGAGACTGACACTTCGCCCAACGAGTATTCGGGAAATAACCTGACTAAGCGACCACTAATCAAATCGTCGCCCAA of the Undibacterium sp. 5I1 genome contains:
- a CDS encoding alpha-D-ribose 1-methylphosphonate 5-triphosphate diphosphatase yields the protein MIHTIRNARIVTTDSEFIGSFCYEDQVITDVSSGNSGLAGTDWDGDFLLPGLVEIHTDNLEKHLMPRPKVSWPILPAIVAHDAQIAASGITTVLDAIAIGDIDTDSLRMQTLHASIQGLQTAASAGILRADHFLHLRLELAEPKLIGMFTPFLQDHRLKLVSLMDHTPGQRQWTNLQHYRTYVTGKRGWTNEKVDGMLAHLLERQQTHASANRREVVRLCRESATPIPLASHDDTTLDHVNEGVLEGVSMSEFPTTFAAAQAAREHQLAIIMGAPNVVRGGSHSGNVSAKDLAKADLLDVLSSDYVPASLLHAAFLLHESGMSLPKVIATVTSNPAKILGMHDRGEITKGLRADFIRVRIVENFPVIMGVWKTGRQIC
- a CDS encoding DUF1045 domain-containing protein, which produces MTRYALYFAPDDDSPWWQAGCHWLGRDPSSEQHLSQNLIAGITPNQLADLTQNARRYGFHATLKAPFSLALGVSEGDLVQHVAQFCQQAIALSIVTLSVQKLGDFLALQTATNRSAIAALAQDCVAYFDPLRAPMTDADWQKRRQQNLTARQEELLRRWAYHYTEEQYRFHMTLTDSLAHIDYSTALILQQAAEACFAIDAPLSIDHLCIFKEDYPGAAFSLLHRCYFRGHVQAVSPVNIDD